The uncultured Carboxylicivirga sp. genomic interval AAGCAGATCAGCCTGCTCACCTCATTCCAATGCCAAATGGATTTAGTGGAGATGAATTGTGTCAATTGAGTTGGTATGCAGGAGTCAGTGATAAGTTAAAAGCGATTGGTTTTTTTGAATTAGATTTTGAAATTGATAAAAATTCACAAGGATCAATGCTGGGTGCACAAGCAATTTGGTATGCGTTAGAGGGAGTTTGTAATCGACATAGTGATTTTCCTGTTAAAAATATCGATGATTATTCGCAATATATTGTTCATTTGAATGACTATGAGATAGATATGCGTTTTTATAATAACCCGATTAATGATAGATGGTGGGTGGAAGTACCCGCAGGTGAGGGAAAACAAATAGTTGCTTGTTCGAAAAAAGATTTTGAGGATGCATCTAAAAATGAGATTCCTGAAAGATGGTTTAGGTTTGTAAATAAAAAAGTATTGTAAACCAAAATGAAAAAAGGTAGATTTTGAATATTCGTATTAAAAATGAAACCTTTCATAAATTTTAACAGTATATATCCCCAGCATTTTGTTAGCTGGATTTAATAAGTTTTGACTTGCTCTATATTAAGGAGAAAATAAATCAAACCGATAAAAATCGGATTATTAATTGCCAGCTTTTTAAAGGCATAACTAGGAGAATCATATTTTTTCTGTTATTTTGCGTTGCAGCAAATGCTTTTGGACAGCAGTTTCCACAGTTCAGCCAGAATATGTTTAATCAACTGGCTACAAATGCCGGATACGCCGGTAGTAGTGAGATGATTAATGTTGCTTTGGGTAACCGACAACAATGGATGGGTGGTTTTGATGGAATGGCTCCAAAAACAACGGTTTTCGGGGCAGATGCAAATGTTAATCTTTTTGGATGGGATAGTGGATTGGGGCTATCGATAATGAATGATGAGATTGGTGAGTGGACAAACTTGTACATGTCGGCAATTTATTCAAGAAGATGGGAGACAGATTATGGTAAGCTGGGAGTCGGGTTATCATTAGGTATGATAAATCAATCGATTAAAGGAAGTAATATTAGTACTGATCCAGAAAAAGGTACTGATCCCGGAGATAATATTGGGAATGGAGGTTATCATACTGATGAATCATTAACTGACGATCAGGGAACGGCATTTGATTTAGGATTTGGTGCTTATTTAGAAAATAAATTGTATTATCTGGGTATCTCAGTAAGACATCTAAATAAACCAACACCAAAATTTAAAGATACTTATGAGTCGTATTTGTTGCCTACTATATTTATTAATGGTGGATACAAATATCATCTCAAAAATAGGCCGATAATATTAGTTCCGTCTGTATTTATTAAATCTAATATGTCAAGTTATCAGGTAGATTTAAATGTTAACGGAATATTAAAAGATAAATATTGGGGAGGTTTAACGTATCGTTTTCAGGATGCGATCGTACTATTAGGAGGAGTTGAACTTAATAATGGATTAAGAATTGGATATAGTTACGATATAAATGTAACCCAAATGAGCGGAGCACGTAATGGTTCACACGAGATTATGCTAGGTTATAGTTTTGATATGAGCCTTGAAAAGAGAAAAAAACAATACAAGAGTGTTAGATATTTATAAGAATATAAGAAAGTAATTCAGATATATAAGGCTATTATGAAGAAAATACTTGCCCTAAGTGTCATTGTTGTCACCATCCTAACCGGATGTGGACAATCCGGAAATGGAGAATTAGTAGGAGTATCCCGAGGTGGTACATTTTATGAACCAGACCCATATGGAATGTTGTTTATTCCTCAAGGAAGTTTTACAATGGGACCTAATGATCAGGATATCGCTAACACGATGACTACTCAATCAAAAACAGTTTCGATTCGTTCGTTTTGGATGGATGAAACAGAAATCACAAACAGTGAGTATCGTCAGTTTGTGTATTGGGTTAAAGATTCAATTGCTCGAGTTTTGTTAGGAGAGCAGTTCGAAGAATTTCTTATCTCAGAAGATTATTTGGGAAATGAGATTGATCCTCCTTTCTTAAATTGGGATGAACCAATTGAGTGGGATGATGAAGAGTATGCCGAAATTCTGGATGAAATGTACTTGCCTGAAAACGAAAGATTCTTTCGTCGTAAAGAGATTGATACTCGAAAGTTAGTTTACGAATATGAATGGGTTGATCTATTACAAGCAGCTCAAAAAAGTAATCGTTATAATTTCGAAACTAAATCATACGAAGGAGTTGTTTACGATCAAGAAGGGAAAGAACGTGAAATTAAAGATCGTTCAGCGTTTATTATGAAAGATGCAGTAAACGTTTATCCAGATACTCTTTGCTGGATTGCGGACTTCACTTACTCATTTAATGAGCCTTGGACTGAAAAATATTTCTGGCACCCTGGATTTGATGAATATCCTGTAGTTGGTGTTAATTGGAAACAAGCTACAGCCTTTTGTATCTGGAGAACACAACTTTTGAATAATTTCTTAATGTCAAAAGGAGAGCCTGTAGCAATGAATTATCGACTACCTACTGAAGCAGAATGGGAATTTGCTGCTCGTGGAGGCCTAGAACATGCTATTTATCCTTGGGGCGGAATGTATACCAGAAATGATAAGGGTTGTTTCTTAGCTAATTTTAAACCGTTAAGAGGTCGTTATGGTGATGATGGAGGTATGCAAGCCATTACTGTAATGTCTTATTCTCCTAACGATTATGGTTTGTATGATATGGCTGGTAATGTGGCAGAGTGGACTTCAAGTGCGTTTGACGAGTCATCTTATACTTTTACTCACGATTTTAATCCAACCTATAAGTATAATGCTTTGCCTGATGATCCTCATGTAATGAAACGTAAGGTTATTAGAGGTGGGTCATGGAAGGATGTAGGTTTCTTTTTGCAAAATGGAACGCGTACATACGAATATCAAGATTCTTCAAAATCTTATATCGGATTTAGATGTGTTCGCGATGTTATTGGTGAGTAATATTCTCACATTATTACTTGGACGGAAAAATTGAAAAAAAGGTCATTATGAGTTTTACGGAATTTCTTGAAAGCCCCGGCTATAAAAAGATCATGGCAAAGGTTTACGGTATTGGTGCAGCAGTAGTACTTGCCGGAGCTTTATTTAAAATTATGCACTACCCTGGAGCTGAGCTTATGCTTTTATTGGGTATGGGTACGGAGATTATCATCTTCTTATTGTCTGCATTTGAACCACCACATGAAATGCCAGATTGGAGTTTGGTTTACCCTGAATTAGTAGGGTTAGAACCTGCAGATACACAGGGTGCAAGAGTCGTAAGTTCAGGTGGAGGTAGTGATCTGGCTGCACTTGTTGAAAGTGGCCATTTAGAACCTGCTATTGTTGAAAAGTTGTCAGAAGGCATTAAAAAATTATCAATGACTTCATCTCAGTTAGCTGATTTAAGTACCGCTAGTCTTGCAACAGAATCTTATTTGCAAAATATGAAACAAGCAGGAGAATCTGTTGGACAATTAGCTAATGTACAAGCAAAAACAGCTAGCGCTCTTGAAGAGTCTGTAGGTCAATTGTCGGCATCTTATAAAAACAGTGCTAAAGCAATTACTGATTCTGGGTCAAATATTCAACAACATTTTGATCAATTAAATGCAAATAATAAAGACTATAGCCAAAAGTTGGGTGATGTTACAAAGAACTTATCAGCTATTAATTCTGCTTATGAATTGCAGCTGCAAGGTTTAAACTCACAGGCTCAAGCTTCTCAGGCCTTAACAAAAGGAATGAGTGATATCAAAACTCAATTTGAACAATCTGCAGCTGATGCGCAAGTTTATAAAGAACAAGTAGCTCAATTGAGTAAAACAGTTTCTGAACTTAATACCATTTATGGCAATATGCTTAGTGCTATGAATGTAGGAAATAAATAGGAACAGTATTAACTACTAAAAATTAATAATTATGAGTGGTGGAAACTGTCCCGAAACGCCCAGGCAGAAAATGATTGGAATGATGTACTTGTTCCTTACGGCAATGTTAGCATTGAACGTATCGGGTGAGTTACTAAAAGCATTTCAATTAGTAGATGAAAGTATACAGCAATCAACAAAGGCGGTAGATAATAAGAACAATCAATTATATGCTGCATTTGAGGCGGCGGAATTCGCAAATCCTGCAAAAGTAAAAGAAAGCCATTTAAAGGCTAAAGAAGTTCAAGCTGCTGCAGACAGCCTATATAACCGAATTCATTCTTTAAAAGTATTGATGATGCATACTGCCGATAAAAGTCCGGAAGCTACCCTTGAAAATTACAAAGGGATAGAAAATCAGGACATTGCTGCACAGATCATGATTACCGAAAAAGGTGGAGAAAGGGCTGATCAATTAAAAGAACGGATCAATAAATATCAAGAGCTTCTTGTATCGTTAGTTGACCCAAAGGATACTGTTTTAAGAAATACGATAAGTAATAGCTTATCAACTGATGATGTCGAACACAAGAAAAAAGGTGAAGTTACCAAAAAACCATGGGAAAGCCAGCTATTCGAACATCTTCCTTTATCTGCATCTTTTGCTTTGTTAAGTAGTATTCAGAGTAATGTTCGTTCATCTCAAGCTGATGTGGTAAGTTATTTATTGAGTAAGGTAGATGAGGGATCTTATAAGTTCAATAAAGTTGAACCAATTGTTATTCCTCGATCAAATGTTGTAATTAAAGGTGGTGAATATTATGCTGAAATGCTTATCGCTGCAACCGATACATTACAACCTCCTACCTATAGTATTGATGGATATAATCCTGAAATATTAAATAATGGTCGTGGTGTTCTAAAAATACCTGCAACATCTACTGGGAAAAAATCATGGAAAGGAAATATTGTTTTCAAAGATCCTAATGGAGTTGATAAATATTATCCAATCTCGCATGAGTATGAGGTAGTGCAGCCAAATGTGGTTATTTCACCTACCAAAATGAATGTATTCTATGAAGCCTTGGATAATCCTGTTGAAATTTCTGTACCTGGTATTGCTAGTAGCCAGATTAAGGTTAGTATGACAAATGCCAGCTACAATAAAAAAGGTAATGAATTTATAGTGAAACCAAAAGCTGGAAAAGCTGGGGCAAAATCTATAATTACAGTTTCTGCTGACATTAATGGTCAAACACGTCGATTAGGAAGTCAGGAATTCCGTATAAAGAAGGTGCCAGATCCAATAGCTCAAGTTGGAGGTTTAGGTGATGGAGATAAAATCCGTAAGAATCTTTTGCTTGCAGCCGGTTATGTAATTGCTGAAATGGGTGAAGATTTTGATTTTGACTTAAAATTTAAAGTTACTCAATTCTCAATTGGAACGTATCGTAAAGGGTTCTATACTAATGTACTTTCAAAAAGTAATAAGTTTACTGAAGATCAAGAAAATCTGTTGAAGGGAACTAGTAGAGGAAGTAAAGTATATATTGAAGATATAAGAGCAGTTGGGCCAGATGGTAGAACGCGTAAATTAGGTTCTATCACGTTTACCATTGACTAATTAGGTTAAAGAAAATTAAAAGTTGACATATGAAACGAATCATCTTAATCCTCGTTGTACTTGTTGGAATTGGAGCTACAGATTTTGTAGATGCTCAACAGGTAAATAAAGAGTTATATACAAAAGATCATATCCCTAATCGTAAACCAATCCCGTATGCACATATAAGGGAATCAGATGTATTATGGGCAAAGAAGATTTGGCGTATCATTGATTTACGTGAAAAGATTAATCTTCCTATGTTTTATCCAACAACCAAAATGGATGATCGTATGAGTTTAATTGATCTTCTGTGGTATGGCATCCAATATGAAGGATTAACTGCTTACTCAACAAAAACTGAAGACGAATTCCAAATGCCGTTAACTCTCGATCAGGTGATGCGTGAGATGGGGGCAGTATCGGATTCGATGTATATTCTGAATCCAGAGACTGGAATGGAAGAATTAAAAGTCGTTGAAGGAGAAGTTCGATCAACTGAATTCAAGCAAATAATGTTGAAAGAGATTTGGTTCTTTGATCGTAATTATTCTCGCATGGATGTTCGTATCATCGGTTTGTGTCCAATTCGTGAGTATGCAAAAGAAGGTGAAGATGGAGAAGGTCAAGTTGTACAAACTCAGGCATTTTGGATTTATTTCCCTGAGGCACGTGGTTTGTTAGCACGTCACGAAGTATTTAACCCTCATAATGATGCGCAACGTCGTTCGTTTGATGATATTTTTATCAAAAGATATTTCGGAAGTTATATTTATCGTGAATCAAACGTTTATAACAACCGTCGTATTGAAGATTATACTGCAGGTATGGAAGCAATGATGGAATCAGAACGTATTAAAACGCAGATGTTTAATATGGAGCATGATATGTGGGAATTCTAAGAAAGATTAAGATGTTATAATAAATAAAGGGGCTTTTTTAAGCCCCTTTTTT includes:
- a CDS encoding type IX secretion system membrane protein PorP/SprF; the encoded protein is MLYIKEKINQTDKNRIINCQLFKGITRRIIFFLLFCVAANAFGQQFPQFSQNMFNQLATNAGYAGSSEMINVALGNRQQWMGGFDGMAPKTTVFGADANVNLFGWDSGLGLSIMNDEIGEWTNLYMSAIYSRRWETDYGKLGVGLSLGMINQSIKGSNISTDPEKGTDPGDNIGNGGYHTDESLTDDQGTAFDLGFGAYLENKLYYLGISVRHLNKPTPKFKDTYESYLLPTIFINGGYKYHLKNRPIILVPSVFIKSNMSSYQVDLNVNGILKDKYWGGLTYRFQDAIVLLGGVELNNGLRIGYSYDINVTQMSGARNGSHEIMLGYSFDMSLEKRKKQYKSVRYL
- a CDS encoding SUMF1/EgtB/PvdO family nonheme iron enzyme, giving the protein MKKILALSVIVVTILTGCGQSGNGELVGVSRGGTFYEPDPYGMLFIPQGSFTMGPNDQDIANTMTTQSKTVSIRSFWMDETEITNSEYRQFVYWVKDSIARVLLGEQFEEFLISEDYLGNEIDPPFLNWDEPIEWDDEEYAEILDEMYLPENERFFRRKEIDTRKLVYEYEWVDLLQAAQKSNRYNFETKSYEGVVYDQEGKEREIKDRSAFIMKDAVNVYPDTLCWIADFTYSFNEPWTEKYFWHPGFDEYPVVGVNWKQATAFCIWRTQLLNNFLMSKGEPVAMNYRLPTEAEWEFAARGGLEHAIYPWGGMYTRNDKGCFLANFKPLRGRYGDDGGMQAITVMSYSPNDYGLYDMAGNVAEWTSSAFDESSYTFTHDFNPTYKYNALPDDPHVMKRKVIRGGSWKDVGFFLQNGTRTYEYQDSSKSYIGFRCVRDVIGE
- the gldL gene encoding gliding motility protein GldL encodes the protein MDGKIEKKVIMSFTEFLESPGYKKIMAKVYGIGAAVVLAGALFKIMHYPGAELMLLLGMGTEIIIFLLSAFEPPHEMPDWSLVYPELVGLEPADTQGARVVSSGGGSDLAALVESGHLEPAIVEKLSEGIKKLSMTSSQLADLSTASLATESYLQNMKQAGESVGQLANVQAKTASALEESVGQLSASYKNSAKAITDSGSNIQQHFDQLNANNKDYSQKLGDVTKNLSAINSAYELQLQGLNSQAQASQALTKGMSDIKTQFEQSAADAQVYKEQVAQLSKTVSELNTIYGNMLSAMNVGNK
- the gldM gene encoding gliding motility protein GldM, with the protein product MSGGNCPETPRQKMIGMMYLFLTAMLALNVSGELLKAFQLVDESIQQSTKAVDNKNNQLYAAFEAAEFANPAKVKESHLKAKEVQAAADSLYNRIHSLKVLMMHTADKSPEATLENYKGIENQDIAAQIMITEKGGERADQLKERINKYQELLVSLVDPKDTVLRNTISNSLSTDDVEHKKKGEVTKKPWESQLFEHLPLSASFALLSSIQSNVRSSQADVVSYLLSKVDEGSYKFNKVEPIVIPRSNVVIKGGEYYAEMLIAATDTLQPPTYSIDGYNPEILNNGRGVLKIPATSTGKKSWKGNIVFKDPNGVDKYYPISHEYEVVQPNVVISPTKMNVFYEALDNPVEISVPGIASSQIKVSMTNASYNKKGNEFIVKPKAGKAGAKSIITVSADINGQTRRLGSQEFRIKKVPDPIAQVGGLGDGDKIRKNLLLAAGYVIAEMGEDFDFDLKFKVTQFSIGTYRKGFYTNVLSKSNKFTEDQENLLKGTSRGSKVYIEDIRAVGPDGRTRKLGSITFTID
- the gldN gene encoding gliding motility protein GldN: MKRIILILVVLVGIGATDFVDAQQVNKELYTKDHIPNRKPIPYAHIRESDVLWAKKIWRIIDLREKINLPMFYPTTKMDDRMSLIDLLWYGIQYEGLTAYSTKTEDEFQMPLTLDQVMREMGAVSDSMYILNPETGMEELKVVEGEVRSTEFKQIMLKEIWFFDRNYSRMDVRIIGLCPIREYAKEGEDGEGQVVQTQAFWIYFPEARGLLARHEVFNPHNDAQRRSFDDIFIKRYFGSYIYRESNVYNNRRIEDYTAGMEAMMESERIKTQMFNMEHDMWEF